One genomic window of Actinoplanes lobatus includes the following:
- the pflB gene encoding formate C-acetyltransferase produces the protein MSTTVTALDAWRGFAGDTWRTHVAVRDFIQANYEPYTGDSSFLAGATDRTRGIWQRLTAMFPAERERGIYDVDAVTPSTITSHKPGYIDEANELIVGLQTDAPLRRAIIPNGGWRMVEGGLKAYGYAPDPRVAEIFTKYRKTHNAGVFDAYTPNILAARRSHIITGLPDAYGRGRIIGDYRRVALYGVDALIAAKQADKDACAIGAMTEETIRRREELSEQIRALAELKEMAAGYGYDISGPATTGREAVQWLYFAYLAAVKEQNGAAMSLGRTATFIDIYLERDIAEGVLTEEQAQELVDDFVIKLRIVRFLRTPEYDELFSGDPTWVTESIGGIGTDGRPLVTRTSFRYLQTLYNLGPAPEPNLTVFWSPKLPQGFKDFSTQVSIDTSAIQYENDELMRPQFGDDTAIACCVSAMAVGKQMQFFGARVNLAKTLLYAINGGRDEISGAQVGPQLPPLDGDVLDYGQVAERFDVMMEWLAGTYVNALNIIHYMHDRYAYERIEMALHDTDVLRTLACGIAGLSVAADSLSAIKHATVRPVRDERGLIVDYAVEGEFPTYGNNDDRADLIAAGLVETFMAKIRKHPTYRGAVHTQSVLTITSNVVYGKHTGNTPDGRRAGQPFAPGANPMNSRDSHGMVAAALSVAKLPYGDALDGISLTTTVTPNGLGNSREERVRNLVGVLDGYSTVDGFHMNVNVLNRDTLEDAMAHPENYPQLTIRVSGYAVNFVRLTEEQQRDVISRTFHGAL, from the coding sequence ATGAGCACAACCGTGACCGCCCTCGACGCGTGGCGGGGCTTCGCCGGTGACACCTGGCGCACCCATGTCGCCGTGCGTGACTTCATTCAGGCCAACTACGAGCCGTACACCGGTGACTCCTCGTTCCTGGCCGGCGCGACCGACCGTACCCGTGGCATCTGGCAGCGGCTGACCGCGATGTTCCCGGCCGAGCGCGAGCGGGGGATCTACGACGTCGACGCGGTCACCCCGTCGACGATCACCAGCCACAAGCCGGGCTACATCGACGAGGCCAACGAGCTGATCGTCGGGTTGCAGACCGACGCCCCGCTGCGCCGCGCGATCATTCCGAACGGTGGCTGGCGGATGGTCGAGGGCGGCCTCAAGGCGTACGGGTACGCGCCCGACCCGCGGGTGGCGGAGATCTTCACCAAGTACCGCAAGACCCACAACGCCGGTGTGTTCGACGCCTACACCCCGAACATCCTGGCGGCCCGCCGCTCGCACATCATCACCGGACTGCCCGACGCGTACGGCCGTGGCCGGATCATCGGTGACTACCGGCGGGTCGCCCTCTACGGCGTGGACGCGCTGATCGCCGCGAAGCAGGCCGACAAGGACGCGTGCGCCATCGGGGCGATGACCGAGGAGACGATCCGCCGGCGGGAGGAGTTGTCCGAGCAGATCCGTGCCCTCGCCGAGCTGAAGGAGATGGCCGCCGGCTACGGCTACGACATCTCCGGCCCGGCCACCACCGGCCGGGAGGCGGTCCAGTGGCTGTACTTCGCCTACCTGGCCGCGGTGAAGGAGCAGAACGGCGCGGCCATGTCGCTCGGCCGGACCGCCACGTTCATCGACATCTACCTGGAGCGTGACATCGCCGAGGGCGTCCTCACCGAGGAGCAGGCCCAGGAGCTGGTCGACGACTTCGTCATCAAGCTGCGCATCGTGCGGTTCCTGCGCACCCCCGAGTACGACGAACTGTTCTCCGGCGACCCCACCTGGGTGACCGAGTCGATCGGCGGGATCGGCACCGACGGGCGGCCGCTGGTGACCCGGACCAGCTTCCGCTACCTCCAGACGCTCTACAACCTGGGCCCGGCGCCCGAGCCGAACCTGACCGTGTTCTGGTCACCGAAGCTGCCGCAGGGTTTCAAGGACTTCTCCACGCAGGTCTCCATCGACACCAGTGCCATCCAGTACGAGAACGACGAGCTGATGCGACCACAGTTCGGCGACGACACCGCGATCGCCTGCTGCGTGTCGGCGATGGCGGTCGGCAAGCAGATGCAGTTCTTCGGCGCCCGCGTCAATCTGGCCAAGACCCTGCTGTACGCGATCAACGGCGGCCGCGACGAGATCTCCGGCGCCCAGGTCGGCCCACAGCTGCCGCCACTGGACGGTGACGTGCTCGACTACGGGCAGGTGGCCGAGCGGTTCGACGTGATGATGGAGTGGCTGGCCGGCACCTACGTCAACGCGCTCAACATCATCCACTACATGCACGACCGGTACGCGTACGAGCGCATCGAGATGGCCCTGCACGACACCGACGTCCTGCGCACCCTGGCGTGCGGGATCGCCGGCCTGTCGGTGGCCGCCGACTCGCTGTCGGCGATCAAGCACGCGACCGTCCGGCCGGTCCGCGACGAGCGTGGCCTGATCGTGGACTACGCCGTCGAGGGCGAGTTCCCGACGTACGGCAACAACGACGACCGGGCCGACCTGATCGCCGCCGGCCTGGTCGAGACGTTCATGGCGAAGATCCGCAAGCACCCGACGTACCGCGGGGCGGTGCACACCCAGTCGGTGCTGACGATCACCTCGAACGTCGTCTACGGCAAGCACACCGGCAACACCCCCGACGGGCGGCGGGCCGGGCAGCCGTTCGCCCCCGGCGCGAACCCGATGAACAGCCGGGACTCGCACGGCATGGTCGCGGCCGCGCTGTCGGTGGCGAAGCTGCCGTACGGGGACGCCCTGGACGGCATCTCGCTGACCACGACAGTCACCCCGAACGGCCTCGGCAACAGCCGCGAGGAGCGGGTCCGCAACCTGGTCGGCGTGCTGGACGGCTACTCGACGGTCGACGGTTTCCACATGAACGTCAACGTGCTGAACCGGGACACCCTGGAGGACGCCATGGCGCATCCGGAGAACTACCCGCAGCTGACCATCCGGGTCTCCGGGTACGCGGTCAACTTCGTGCGGCTCACCGAGGAGCAGCAGCGCGACGTCATCTCCCGCACCTTCCACGGCGCGCTGTGA
- the pflA gene encoding pyruvate formate-lyase-activating protein, producing MTGKVVIQRPDLGITPVGEHPDGEPVASVHSWDVVTAADGPGTRFVTFFAGCHLRCLYCHNPDTWEGRNGQQVTLSDLVAKMLSFRGFIQAAGGGVTVSGGEPLLQNRFIEAYLRRCKEEGMHTALDTAGFLGARATDQLLDDTDLVLLDVKSSDPNTYRKLTGVALHPTIVFGDRLAARGNRARIRFVLVPGLTDDPANIDGVAEYAARWGSVDDGGIIEQVDILSYHRLGVAKYHELGLRYPLPDTVPPTAEQLAAAAEHFTRRGLWVTTA from the coding sequence GTGACCGGAAAGGTCGTCATCCAGCGCCCTGACCTGGGCATCACCCCGGTCGGGGAACACCCGGACGGGGAGCCGGTCGCGTCGGTGCACTCGTGGGACGTCGTCACCGCGGCGGACGGCCCGGGCACCCGGTTCGTCACGTTCTTCGCCGGCTGCCATCTGCGCTGCCTGTACTGCCACAACCCGGACACCTGGGAGGGCCGTAACGGTCAGCAGGTCACGCTCAGCGACCTGGTCGCCAAGATGCTGTCGTTCCGGGGGTTCATCCAGGCGGCCGGCGGCGGGGTGACGGTGTCCGGCGGGGAGCCGCTGCTGCAGAACCGGTTCATCGAGGCGTACCTGCGCCGCTGCAAGGAAGAGGGGATGCACACGGCGCTGGACACCGCCGGGTTCCTCGGCGCCCGCGCCACCGACCAGCTGCTCGACGACACCGACCTGGTGCTGCTGGACGTCAAGTCCAGCGACCCGAACACGTACCGGAAGCTCACCGGCGTCGCCCTGCACCCGACCATCGTCTTCGGCGACCGGCTGGCCGCCCGCGGCAACCGCGCCCGGATCCGGTTCGTGCTGGTGCCGGGGCTGACCGACGACCCGGCCAACATCGACGGCGTCGCCGAATACGCCGCCCGCTGGGGCTCGGTGGACGACGGCGGCATCATCGAGCAGGTCGACATCCTCAGCTACCACCGGCTCGGCGTCGCCAAGTACCACGAGCTGGGGTTGCGCTACCCGCTGCCGGACACCGTCCCGCCAACCGCGGAGCAGCTGGCCGCGGCGGCCGAACACTTCACCCGTCGCGGGCTGTGGGTGACCACCGCCTGA